Proteins encoded within one genomic window of Panicum virgatum strain AP13 chromosome 1N, P.virgatum_v5, whole genome shotgun sequence:
- the LOC120657065 gene encoding aspartyl protease family protein At5g10770-like: MEMALLLRLVALSLLLAVATPVRDITNACSSQVKAADFPHLNGSGLHLTLHHPRGPCSPAPLPADLPFSAVLTHDDARVASLAARLAKTPSSRPTALDESSSSSTVPDESLSSVPLGPGTSIGVGNYVTRMGLGTPAKSYVMVVDTGSSLTWLQCSPCVVSCHRQAGPVFNPKASSSYASVSCSAPQCGDLTSATLNPAACSKSNVCVYQASYGDSSFSVGYLSKDTVTLGSSSMPNFYYGCGQDNEGLFGRSAGLIGLARNKLSLLYQLAPSLGYSFSYCLPTSSSSGYLSIGSYNPGQYAYTPMASSSLDDSLYFIKLTGITVAGRPLSVSSSAYSSLPTIIDSGTVITRLPTGVYSALSKAVAAAMKGTPRASAFSILDTCFQGQASQVRAPAVSMAFAGGAVLKLAARNLLVDVDSATTCLAFAPSRSAAIIGNTQQQTFSVVYDVKSNKIGFAAGGCS, from the exons ATGGAGATGGCGTTGCTGCTTCGGCTTGTTGCCCTCTCGCTGCTCCTCGCAGTGGCCACTCCAGTCAGGGACATCACCAATGCGTGCTCGTCTCAAGTCAAGG CTGCAGACTTCCCGCACCTGAACGGCTCCGGGCTCCACCTGACGCTGCACCACCCGCGGggcccctgctcgccggcgccgctacCCGCCGACCTCCCCTTCTCCGCGGTGCTCACCCACGACGACGCGCGCGTCGCCTcgctcgccgcgcgcctcgCCAAGACGCCGTCCTCGCGGCCCACCGCGCTCGacgagtcgtcgtcgtcgtccacgGTGCCCGACGAGTCCCTCTCGTCCGTGCCGCTGGGCCCGGGCACGTCGATAGGCGTGGGCAACTACGTCACCCGCATGGGCCTCGGCACGCCGGCCAAGTCGTACGTCATGGTCGTGGACACGGGCTCCTCGCTGACGTGGCTCCAGTGCTCCCCGTGCGTGGTGTCGTGCCACCGCCAGGCCGGCCCCGTGTTCAACCCCAAGGCGTCCAGCTCCTACGCCTCCGTCTCCTGCTCGGCGCCGCAGTGCGGCGACCTCACCTCCGCCACGCTCAACCCCGCCGCCTGCTCCAAGTCCAACGTCTGCGTCTACCAGGCCAGCTACGGCGACAGCTCCTTCTCCGTCGGGTACCTGAGCAAGGACACCGTGACCCTGGGCTCCAGCAGCATGCCCAACTTCTACTACGGGTGCGGGCAGGACAACGAGGGGCTCTTCGGGCGCTCGGCGGGGCTCATCGGCCTGGCGCGCAACAAGCTGTCGCTGCTCTACCAGCTCGCGCCGAGCCTGGGCTACTCCTTCTCCTACTGCCTgccgacgtcgtcgtcgtccgggtACCTGTCCATCGGCTCCTACAACCCGGGGCAGTACGCGTACACGCCCATGGCGTCGAGCTCGCTGGACGACTCGCTCTACTTCATCAAGCTGACCGGGATCACCGTCGCGGGCAGGCCGCTCTCCGTGTCCTCGTCGGCCTACTCGAGCCTGCCGACGATCATCGACTCCGGCACGGTGATCACGCGCCTGCCCACGGGGGTGTACTCGGCGCTGAGcaaggccgtggcggcggccatgAAGGGGACACCGCGCGCGTCGGCCTTCTCCATCCTCGACACGTGCTTCCAGGGCCAGGCCTCGCAggtgcgcgcgccggcggtcaGCATGgccttcgccggcggcgcggtgctcAAGCTGGCCGCGCGGAACCTGCTCGTGGACGTGGACAGCGCCACGACATGCCTGGCGTTCGCGCCCTCCCGGAGCGCCGCCATCATCGGGAACACGCAGCAGCAGACCTTCAGCGTCGTCTACGACGtcaagagcaacaagatcgGGTTCGCCGCCGGCGGATGCAGCTGA
- the LOC120657066 gene encoding ubiquitin-conjugating enzyme E2 28-like yields the protein MVAGGGALHLWRLERELDGLWADPPEWCVPGADATEDRLRWQVVVVGPEGSPYDGGVFTVRVEFPRDYPFKAPKVTFATKVYHPNVDPRTGLVCLDFLTDKNLWTSVWTVDKILLVVVSLLHEPVMDGGAINREAAYLYKRKRLVYEEIARAKTREHASAASPEESSSSSEKKERRPSSRGVSQLCRRLMRRVASLRSSGISACWVPASRLLSADKISAMLDAGAWTHR from the exons AtggttgccggcggcggcgctctccaTCTCTggcggctcgagagggagctcGATGGGCTCTGGGCCGACCCGCCGGAGTGGTGCGTCCCCGGCGCCGACGCGACGGAGGACCGCCTCCGCTGgcaggtcgtcgtcgtcggccccGAGGGAAGCCCCTACGACGGCGGCGTCTTCACCGTCCGCGTCGAGTTCCCGCGCGACTACCCCTTCAAGGCTCCCAAGGTCACGTTCGCGACCAAG GTGTACCACCCGAACGTCGATCCGAGGACCGGGCTGGTTTGCCTCGACTTCCTGACCGACAAGAACTTGTGGACGTCTGTGTGGACGGTGGACAAGATCCTCCTGGTCGTGGTCTCGCTTCTGCACGAGCCTGTCATGGATGGCGGAGCCATCAACCGGGAGGCCGCGTACCTCTACAAGAGGAAAAGGCTAGTGTACGAGGAGATTGCGCGGGCCAAGACCCGGGAGCACGCGTCGGCGGCGTCACCGGAGGAGTCGTCGTCTTCATCAGAGAAGAAGGAGCGCCGCCCATCGTCCCGGGGCGTTTCCCAGCTGTGCCGCCGTCTCATGAGGAGGGTGGCGTCTCTTCGGAGTTCAGGAATTTCTGCTTGCTGGGTGCCGGCCTCTCGCTTGCTGAGTGCTGACAAAATTTCTGCGATGCTGGATGCTGGAGCTTGGACACATAGGTGA